In the genome of Candoia aspera isolate rCanAsp1 chromosome 12, rCanAsp1.hap2, whole genome shotgun sequence, the window TATCGCCTGGATGGTCAGTTGCCCCCCACTAGATTTCATGACTTGAAACTTTGGCTCCAAGATGTACCACTGTTGTTCACTGCTGactaattctttattaaaatgacTAGGTCGTTGATACAATTGTTGATTTTACTTACACTATGCTAAGAATGTACATGGAGCTTTGTTATTTCAACACACCCCAACGTCAACAAAGAGGAAGCAAAAGCTCATTTGGCTGGCACAAAGAGGCTTCAGTATGATGGACTAGACTGGGAAAATTATAAAAGCCAGAGGAAGGATGGGAGAGGAGGAATGTGGTACAAGAATGTGGTATATCAGAGGATGAGGGCTCTATCACAAGCAATGTAGACTTTCTGCCTTAaatctcagttttaaaaatatccaCACCATTTCCCAAATCACCTTCTGTTGAGTTAAATAGTTGTTCTAGGCACTTGCAACCTCAAGATGTTGATCCTTTTGATCCTCAGAGCCTCACATTTTGTGCCCATAGCATGTTTATCTTTGTAGCAACCCAGCCCAGGAATGTGTACATACCTAATGCTGTCACCTTCTATTTTCTCCAGAACAGCAAACCTGTGagatgggttaggctgagagggaCAGACCAGCCCAAaatcgcccagccagctttcctgcctaaagAACTGCTAGAAGCcatttctcccagtttctaaccagCAGCACTTCAGttcctacaccaaactggccctcatgaTTTAGTCTGCTCCTTTATCTTCTTTGAGATACAAGATAGGGACAGTCtcatttaataatatatttcatttatatagaaCACTTCCAGATATTCAGAGTTTGGAATCCACTGCCATGAGAGCTGATGATGGCCCAGACCTGAGGTAACTTTGATGAGACAAAATTGCAAAGGAGAAGGCTGTCAGGGGTTATTTCTCATGATGGATTGTCAGCCTTTAGGTGCCAGCAATCAACAGAATGATTTCCTGGCACTTTCCAAACAGAAATTTAAAAGTAGGTACATAGATGAACATGATGGATGGGCTTATTACTCTTTAAATGCCGTAAGAAAAGATtcccaaactaaaaaaaaaacctaaaaagtttttttaagccAAATTGGCCCAGCACATGATGACATCATAgaccctagatcagtgtttctcaaccttagcaactttaagatgtgtggatttcaactcccagaattccccagacagccatgacCTTGATACTGCTTGTCCTTTCTGCCTCTTAGGAaaaccatgctggttggggaattctgggagttgaaatccacacatcttaaagttgctgaggttgagaaacactgctctagctatTGAGAATAACAgaaatttaaaagtaaaataaaaacctctTAACCATCAAAGGTTGTCCACCCTGGTCCAGCCTGAGTAGAACTTCAGGCAGTGGTCTTTGCTACTCCCTCCCATGTTTGTCAAACTGGTGAAACTGGTACCATTCTTTTAACTAAGTTTGAACGAGGAGCCTCTTGCACATAATGTATTTGCTGTATGTTAAATGGTGCCTCCTGAAACAGAAagtgcccccccttttttttgccttATCTATCTTTCCATTCAGACCCAGACATAATAAAGGATAACTTACGATCACCAGGGCTGAAAACCAGTGGTTGACGGCCCAGTTCCCCATCCTGGACTCCCAAAAGCCAGTTGCTTTTGCCTGGTTTTTGTCTGGGTCTGAACTGGGAGCACATTCTCTAGATACTGCTTGTATCTTAAGCCGTGCCCATCCAAGGGCTGGGCTGGGTTTTTCCCTGCAGggcttaagaaaaggaaatagtgtTTTTTATCTCTTGCAAACttgtaaccaaaaaaaaaaaaaattcccacctCGTTTTGAAAAAATACTGATTGGAATAGCACAGGCACAGTTCAAAGTTATCAATGATTAAACTACTTTTGGTCTCTCTATTCTGTGTGCAGAATAAGTACATATTTTCTGTAACGATGTGTGTCTGGCTTTTCTCATCACCTGCAAGACGagtttgcaaatatatatatattccagtaTCTGCCTGTCCATATTCCAGAcggacaggtactggccaatcaacctgACATTGTGGAAggagacaaggaccagaagacagcggtggtgatagatgtggcGGTGCCAACTGACAGCAAAATCAGAAAGatggagtatgagaagctggagaagtaccagggcctgaaggaggaactagagaggatgtgaaaAGGGAAGGCCAAAGCAGTTCCAGGGGTGGTAGAAGCACTCgaggctgtgacccccaagctgggagagtggctccaacagatcccaggaacaacatcagggCTCTTTGtctagaagagtgcagtgctaggaacagctaagatcctgcgcagaaccctcaaactcccggGCCTCTGGTAGGGAACCCGAGTTTGAGGAAGActcataccacccacaggggtgagaagggaaatctctatctccatctctatcatctctatctatcatctatcatcaatcatctatccatctatccaacTATCCAACTATCCaactatccatctatctatcatctatctatcatctatcatcatctaaTATTTTCCACCAAGCTCAAGTCTGAGCACCAGGTTGCTTTAACTTCCCTGAGAGCAAATAGAAACAGAGGGCAGGAAGGGATTTCTCTGAAAAATCCAGTGCAGGAGAGAAATGGGTTAAATCCCTCTCTTGTCTTCCTCCAATATCTGATTATTCCAATCTGGACTGATGTAGATGTAGGAAGGACAAATAGCTAAACTGTAAACCAGAAGTGTGCAAGGTATTTTATTAAGGCCCAGGGCCCTAATTCACGTATGCCTGATGATGTAGGCACTGTTATCAACATTTTTCCTAACAGTAACTCAGGTACTTAGGGATGGTGCATTTTACCACAAAATGTGCACTCCAGGAGTCACACCAAAATCTCACAAATGTCACATGTGACATGCAGGTTGTAGCTTGTTTCGTACTCAAAAACAGTGGTTCCCAAATCTGGGCAATTCCTaactgtatggacttcaactttcagaattccctagccagcatagtgattgctgagaattctgggaggtgaaatccACACCCCCGGAAAGTGCCAGTTGGGAAAATACCGTTCCAGAAATCAAATCTGGTTGAAGGAACCATGTGTTAACTTGTCCTCCAATCTTTTGCATGTGAGTCTACCTATACTGACATAGGACATTTAAGAAGTGAGATTTTTCACTCCTTTCTGAATTCCTACTAAAAAAACTGGGAGAGATGAATAATCTATTCTTGCGAGGCCAGATTCACATTATTAATccataatgtgatttttttagcTCTTATGTGGAAACTTAGCCAATGCAATGTATGTACCATGGGTTATGGCTTATCAAATTGTTTACACGTAGCCAATTTTGGTTTTAACTAGCCATGGTTTAGTCCAACAAACCCACTTAATATCTTAAGTATCAAGGTAATCAGAATTACTTTCTATTTCAGATATTCCCAACTGGATGTCCTCCAGGTGCCTGGATCAGTTTCCAGAATACTCAACCACAGCTGTGCTGACTGGCCAAGTCTGGGAACTGGTCAATACACCTGCAGGACGTCCAGTTAGGAAACACTGTGctatttcctcccctccccccttctttCTATCAATTGTATTTGCCTCTGTAAGTCATTGCCAGCAATTTAATTCTCCTTCTTATAAGCTTCTAAATCCTTACATGGTCATTTCGTTGGATCACCTTCTACTTCTTCTTCTCCAAAAGGTAATTTCTCCTGCCTCTGTCCTCAATCCTGTTTTAGGAGTGCTAGAACTGTATTTCAATTATTCAAGTCTTAGAAGCTTGATATATTGATTAATCTTCCTTCCTCCATAACTTGTATGGTGTAAACATGGCTTAAACACGAGCCCCATTTTCCCTCCTACCATATATTCCACCCTGTACCCATTTCGAAAAACTATTAATCTAACAAAAGTATATTATGGAGAATGTAATGGAGAGTCATGGTCCCTTCCTTGCTTCTACCCTTCTTTGCAACCTGGAAACCCTCCCAGCTGACACTAGTTGTGGCGTGTATGGCACAACCTTGCCTCATGGGCATTTGAACCAGAGCTCCTGGGAACAGGTGGGCATTTGTTCATGTATGTGGGTCTTCCTATACAATAATATTGAACACCCCTTTTTCACTGCAGGATGGCCAGTGGGATGGTGGTCATCTAATGAACTGCAGAACAAAACATTCCTCCATTTGTGCATGTCATACAGCAAGGGATTGCTCATACCAATGCCCATACAAGTGGATGCAACTTAGCTTTCTTCTGAGATACCAGTAGTTGGCTGACCTTATCTGGACTGAAAACCTAAGAAAGGTGGTGGGGTGGTGTTTGGGGTTATGGAttttggggggggtgttgtttttttggtgccttcaagtcaatgttgactcctggtgactgcctggacaagtccctgtttTCCTGggaagtttttttcagaagtgatttgccattgcctccttcctagggctgagaaaaagtgactggcccaaagtcacccagctggcttcatgcctaaggtaggactagaattcatcatctcctggtttctagcctggtgccttaaccactacatcaaactggctctcaaacgaGATAAGGTgtgtttagtacttggatgaaagACAACCAGGAAATACCAGAGCAGAATGCTAGAGCAAagagttgaaaaaacatcctgaaggCAACAATAGCAAACTATTTGCACATTTTTACTTTATTCATAGATAGGATATACAACCCCAGCTCATATTTCATTGCAATGTTGAGGCACACTTATGAGAATCAGGAACTGTGGttttgtatcaggaaatccaccTCAGTATAGACTGAGATCAGTCTATTCAAATCACCTCACAAGGATCAGTTTTAGTGCTGTACTGAGAACTGAGGGGAAGAGCTTTATGGAATATGATGTATGCACTCTTGCAATATTTTGGGACTGTGGCTCTCAAGAATTCTCAGCCAACTTGGTTTTTAGATGGCCTTAGGTACTAGAGTtgtaattccaaaacatctgaagaacaTCAGCTTGCGAAAGACTGGGTGCTGTGGCCTGAAGACAGAAGAACCACATCAAGCAAGACAAGGCATTAATGCTCAAACCAACCTCAATCTTACAGCTACTGGAATGGGCGAAGAGAGATATAAGCCCTCTCAAAGCTCCCTAGGAGAACTTAATAACTCagtccattttctgggttcttTACTGAAGTAGAAACcagatttgcacaacatgctaagccatccACCATCAATAAGCAAAGTTAACTGCAGCAGGAAAACCTTAGGTGCAGCATCTAAGGCTTGTTCTTTGCCAAAAACGGCAAATAGGGGAAACCATGTGTGAAAAAATAATAGGACTAGAGGGGATGACTTGCTCGCTGGTCTTGGGATCCCTTATTCCAGAGTCTTGGGTCTGCAAGCCTGGCTCAAATTAGATCATCCACAGCTTTGTCTGAAGTCTGCCACAGAGATATCAGCTTCCCTTGCAAACTGGGCTTGATTTCctacttaaggaaaaaaaagaggggggagaaaCAATTTCTATTAAAGTgcaggaaaataaatgaaaaaatgcaaaagacaTTCTCATCTTTGCATTAGCTGAGGTGCTTACTGTAAGCCTTAAAAAAAAGGGTGACTTTGAGCTGTTTCCCTTCCTTGCCCAGAAGAATAGATTGGAAAAGTCAGTGTTTGCAATCCAATGTACTGTTGAAAGATGCTTTCTCAACAGGTGAATCTGGGCCTGAAAGTGTATGGCCAGTAGAGCAGAAACAAAATTTGCTCCAATCAATTATCCTCAGGGTTTTTCCCAAATGTTTTGAATCTGGGTTtcacattttattaaatgtttatttcaatAGCTGATATTTCATAGTACTTGAGAGTTGATATGTAATTTTATTTCACAGTTGACAAAAATTGACGGTGCATGCAGTAGTTTGTAACATTTGACTATATTATAGATGGCATGGAATAATATTTGGCACCCAATCGCATTCAGTAATCAGAATGACAGCATTTGATAGACAACACACATCATCGTAAAGGTAAACTCACACCTGCGCAACACTCTATAGATTTACAATGCAAGTTTCAACTTCGAATTCTGTTTTCCAGTTGACCTTCCTTAATATCACATCATATTACCAAGTCTGCCACCCAGCGGTGTTTGTCTGTTACAGTACTAAGCTTCTTTTCAGGATATAATCAGCTACTAACTGAAGTCACACTGAACAGAGATTCTATATTTAAAAGTATGACCTAAgaagtttaaaatatttcatatcaACAGGTGGGTGGGACTACTTGTATTTTTTGGCTGTTCCAACTGCATTACAAGACCTTATGCTCCACCATGCTAGGGAAAGTTTTCTTGTGTTCTTTATAAATTAGGAGAACATGGTATGATATCCTGGCACATGAGGATGTTGAGTGGTGTAAGGTACAAAGGACATGGAATGCTCACATGCATTTAGCTGgataagttccttttttttcaaCAGTTAAGTTTCTCATGGCCACTTAGCTATGATTAATCTTCATTGGGTAGTTTAATAAGAGGTCCTCTGGTTAATGAAGCTTTGAGGGGGGGAGTACATCTGTAAACTTTGAGATTTCCAATCAATTCAGATGCATTACTTTTTCTGCAGATGGTGCCTTATGCCTACATACATATCCTTACTCATGCCTGAATATCAGAAACAGAAGACTTGTGCATTTAAAAACAGATACTTCAATTAGGAATAGTAACTTCGTGATCTCTTCTGAACAATGTCTTGGCTAGAACAGAACAATCTGATTTAACTCCTAAAATTGGCTGCAAATTCTAAAAGGTGGAAATCTGGTGTATTTGGAGGGTGGCTGGTTGAGACACACTGGACTAGTACAATTGTATACGGAGGTCTTCTCCCAGACATGCTAGCTTTCTATGTGTGgggaagttttgttttgtttcaataaATAACAGGAACCAGTCCAGCATATAGTCTTCAACCTCCCAcctaaagggggaaaaagagctttattttgtaattttgtttaaCTCCTTGACAAGCCTTCAGAATACCCATCTTTTGAAAAGAAATAGATTTATTTAAGGCATATTTTATTTGCAGACCCTTCACGTTATTCCAAACATTTCTTCTACCCAAAGAaaaggcagcaaaaaggaaaggaattgtCATTCAGCTCAGGATGATTTCTTACATGCAGCACTTGTCTACCTCCTAAATCCCTAGATGTATGTGGCttcatttaaggggaaaaaagagaaaagcaaacaaCCAGTCATGAAAAATCACATGTGAGAAGTCCCTTGGCAGAATGGCCACCCTGCAGGAAATTAcgcattaaaaagaaatggagaatcaGAGAAAATAAACTGTGCATCTAGCCTTAAGATTGCATGATCCCAAAACCTGGTCTGGAAGCCTGGTTTAATCACAGAGAAAGGCAGCGAAAAAGGGCAAACAGAGGTAGAATCTCCCCTTGAGGTAAGTGATCATTCCTTGCTGGCTCAGCTGTTGGCTGGCTTCAGCTGTTCTCTGGAAGCCAACTGGAGAGGGTGAAACTCTGCCCAACGGTTGGCTAGGCTGGTATCTGCTATGCTGACTTGCACTGCCTGACTGAAAGAGACTCCTGTTCAAAATGAAGTGGAGGAAGGCAGGCAGTCTGAAGGTTCTCTGAAGCTGTGTTTATTTCAGGCTAGAGTTCTCAATTTCAGTAGCTAATGGATGCCTTGGCTGCAGAAAAGGCAACACAAATGTAATGAGGATTTAAAGAACTTAAATATTCAAATCAGGCTATTTAAAGGCCAATCCAGCATTGACTATTTTAAAgacatccttttcttcctcctatttccaGTGGAGAACAGGCAAGAAAGCAGGAAGATTTAGAGGGCTTAAGTGGCATTAATGGGACTCTCCTTGCTAATCAAAGGTGGCCTTTTCCAACCTTTATATATTGGCTGTTGATGATAGGAGTCGCAGCACAAAATATCTGGGGGTTGGAAAAGGCTGATCTGAAAACATGCCTGCCACTATACAAGTGGGAGCATCAAAAGTGCTCCAGAGAGGCCAACTTGATGTAGCACGAAAGGGCAGTTGAATTCCACTAACTGTGTTGCCCCAGATGTTCTCTTAGGCTTAGCATCAATATGTAACTTTTTCTGGCTATTACAGGCTTCAGGACCTGTAATTTTGGACCTGCTTTTCCAGGCTCCAACAAGCATTAGGTGGTCATAGGATCATAGCTCCCAATGCCACACAGCAATCCATTATGAGCAATGTCCACCATCCAATTAAAGAGTGCTGCTTCCATTGCCTACTACCTCATCCTCATcgtccattttcttttttttcttccttaattaTTACTACTGAAGGTCTTGTTCACCCTGCTCATTGGGACAGAAATAACCATGAAGAGGAAGGATGGGTCACAGATCAGCTTTCCATGCAACAATATGAGGCACCAAAACCCCATACAGAGTGCTCCTTTAACTCAGAGTCTGGCCTATTAGCTCAACAGAGGAGTGGCACAAAGAGAAATCAATTTGCGCAAGGAAATTGTTGGGACTGGATACATAACTCAATATGTCCAGCCCTTGTTCCTCACAGGTATTTGGACTGAAGACTCACCTGCTGGACAAGCTCATGTTCAGGAACATCCTTGCACTACATACAATAGGAAGTGTTTGGGAGGCCAAGAAGCTTAGCCAAACTGCATTGATAGACCTGAGCATTTCAAcataatggatttaaaaaatcacTCCATGTATATATTTGCATGGAGTACAGCCAGCTGGTTGGGAAGATCTTCACTTCCCCAGATGACAGCTCAAACTATGATAAGCTAACCTCCTCCTAGAACCATGACTTGGACATGGGATGGCCCAGTTTCCAATCACAAGTTCAACTAGTTTAACCTCAGCCCTTTCTCCCCTGAAGAACACCACTAGTAGTCAGCCACTAGCTTGGCCCTTCCAAGGCAGCTGGGAAGGCCAATCTGCTGCAGCATCCCTGAAGACCTGGAGGCAAGGCATTCAAAGCTCATCCTCCATCAATGCTGCCCCTTAGAGATTTGACATGCCGAGCTTTCAGCCTGAGCATGGATCACACAGCCCATAAATGGAACTGTGGAAACCCAAGCATAAAAGAAGGCCAAGTTCCTACAAATTGCAAAATGTTTTCCAGCACttcaaattgcaaaaaaaaaaaaagttttcacaagttgtcaaataaataaatataaaagagaaGGGCTGGGAGAGTGATTCTGAAGGCCCATTTTATCCAGCTGTTGGGAGAACTGTGGTGTCCCACAGATATAAGACACCTCCACTGGCCACTCTTCTGCAGAGCCTCCTCTTACACTAATTCTCCCTTTTAGCCAACTGAGTATCCTTCAGTTCCATGTTTTGCAAATCGGCACAGCTGAGGCAGTTCTGATGCCAAACTGCTGTCACCTAGAAGGGCAGGGCCATCCTTCAATGATGGATTTGCCCCCTCAACTAgagttcctctttcataacacaGAACAGTCTCCTGCTGCTGTACCTGATGCGGACTGCCCCTAGTCCTGCACCAACATCAGTAAAGAGAAAGTTTCCCCTATGGCCCACCATCATAAGTCCAGAAGGCATCACCACCAGCATCCCTGTTAATAAATTATAGCACCATGAAATTAAGGCCTATCCCATTGGGGTAAGCAGGCACCACTGCTGAGACTTGACACGATGGGGTCCATAATCACCCCATCAGCAGTTTGCTGATTATCCATTTGGAAGTTATCTCATCATACTACACTGTGCCTCACACCAGGTTCCTGAGGTGGTTCCAAATGCGCAGGGTTGGCAACTTCTTCTTTCTGGCAACAGACACAGTGCAAGAAGTCAGAGACGTTGTGTGTGAAGAGGCGGCGGCATGGATGCAGGTACTGCATGAAAAAAAGCATGAACACAATGGCCAGACAGTACCCCACAAGCAGCTGCAGCACAAGCATGGGAGTGCAGAGGTACTCGTAGATGTCTGTCTTGAAGAAGTACCAGGCCAGGATCAGCACACTGTTCTCTACCCCTCGGAACACATAATAAAAAGCTAAACAGCCCCAGTTTTGTGACCTGACAATCAAATCTCGCCTGGACAATCTGAGCTGGACAGCCGACCAGCAGAAGACATTTATGCCACCGTAGAGCAAAGTGATGGAGAACAGGACAGTCAAGGTTCCCACCCGGCTGAAGTTTTTCTCCACATTGTCAGGCAGTTGGGCCCCACTCCTCCAGAACTCAACCCATGGCAAGAAGAAGAACACCAGGAAGTTGGCCGCACCAACAGCCAAACCGTAATGTTTGAAGACAGTCCCAAAGAGAACCAAGATGGTGACCCGAGTTGAGATCTCCAAACTCCTCCATAAGATGATACAGATGAAGGCCAGTGGGCGCAGATGGATCTTGTAGTCATCATACTTGATCTGGATGGCCAGGGTGTTGCAGACCAAAGCTCCATAAGTGACTGAGAGTAAACACATGCTCATCAGGACAGCTAAAAgcgaagaaaaaaatgaagggtgAGCAAAGAAGAGCAACCACTGATTTATCAACTTGTAAAAATTAGAGGTGCTGGTGTTGATACTGGGTTTGTACAATGTGGAGTGCAGAAGAATTAACATTGTGGCTGAGCATATACCATAGTTACCTCAGAGCCCCCCAAAGCTCTCCACATTGCATGGGATCAGAGAGTCTTCAGAAATCAAGAGAATGTAAGTTGGTGTTATGactacggatggtgagcaggagggggcccctatccaggggggaaaacgcatgcgtagtttagaagctttgaactgtccttcagagaaacccagaacagatccgccttgagtttgggggtttatctgtctgggtttcccacgctccttcagtttggtaggattttctgtctactagagcagttaataaacactaaagacaatctcctcatctcagcgtggtctttgcttaagccaggacatcaatcctaccaaactgaaggagcgtaggaaaacccagacagataaacccccaaactcaaggcgggtctgttctgggtttctttgaaggacagctcaaagcctctaaactacgcatgcgttttcccccctggataggggcctcctcccactcaccatccgtactcacaACAGTTGGTGTAATTAGACGTAAAAACATAGGGAACTCCTGCTGAAACACACGATTGGTCCAGCTAACCCAACCCAGTTTTTCTACACTGTCTTGCCCTTGGGGGACACAAGTTCAGAAACGACTGGGCTGACTCACTTCTCCTCTTTCCCTGTATTCTATTGAAACAGTTGCTGTTCAGATTATTTACAGAGGGTCAACTGGGGTCAAGACATACTAGGATGGATGGTGCAGAGGCAGATATGGTGAGGGACAGGTGTTGGATTGACTCTCACAAAAAAGGTAACCTTACTTGAGATTCAGGCCTGAAATAGCCTGGGTAGTAGCAGTACTGAAGCAGGAAGAACAAGGTCCTGAGATGGGATTTTGAATCTCTTTTCATTTGAAAATCTCCATCTGCTAgaacagcggttcccaacctttttggcacccgggatcggttttgtggaagacaatttttccacggactgggggCGTGaggtggtttcgggatgattcaagcacttcttctttttcccgacctttcttttttctttgcgctgtttggagatagcagtcAATggacttgctttctctgacaggaggcggagctcaggaggtaatgcgagcgatggggagcagctgtaaacactcaggctgtaaatctgcttgctcgcccactgctcacctcctgctgtgtggcccggttcctaacaggccccAGACCGGTACCGGTCTGCGGCCCGGGGGTTGGGACCCCTGTGCTAGAAAACATAattcaggctttcaagatcccAAGTAATCCCTGTGGAGCAGTGGTTGGTCAGCTGAAGATTCATGAGCCTATTCAGGACTGCCAGTAATGCCCAACTGACCCAGCCAGCTGTATTATTCTAAGGACCAGCTGTGATTAAAGGGCCCATCCAGGAGCGGCCCTGTTGCTAGCCCCAGCATTTATAGAGCAACCATACAAAGGGAAAAAAGTGTGCAAGTGTGTCTCAAACAGGGGTGTGAAATCCTTTAATCGTGGAAGACTACACTTCATTCGTGAGTAGTGGGCCAGGAGGGCCaatcaaaaataaatttaatttaattaaaatgaaattgcatTCACTGAACAAGCTAAGACATCTTATACTAC includes:
- the XKRX gene encoding XK-related protein 2; translation: MGPGRAAVTDSSWEEGSDHVALGRARNRPRKVLRRVASQVVTKTNPPVGIIFTTLLYCGELVSACLMTVSYSHSSDRYRMLLTLLLLLLSAVMVQLTLIFVNRDLASDKPFVLFMHLLLLGPLIRCLETLVMFYRLGREEEPYVTITRKKHLHRDYEVEVEQEVGHLVRRLVTHRNAFKRMAVIQAFLGSTPQLTLQLYVSVIEQYIPTSRAVLMSMCLLSVTYGALVCNTLAIQIKYDDYKIHLRPLAFICIILWRSLEISTRVTILVLFGTVFKHYGLAVGAANFLVFFFLPWVEFWRSGAQLPDNVEKNFSRVGTLTVLFSITLLYGGINVFCWSAVQLRLSRRDLIVRSQNWGCLAFYYVFRGVENSVLILAWYFFKTDIYEYLCTPMLVLQLLVGYCLAIVFMLFFMQYLHPCRRLFTHNVSDFLHCVCCQKEEVANPAHLEPPQEPGVRHSVV